The following are from one region of the Pectobacterium actinidiae genome:
- a CDS encoding paraquat-inducible protein A, which produces MKSNPSVQPLPLVACPVCDLVCQHDADTHGAARCPRCQSRLTSSHKNSTAYSSALLVAALILYIPANVLPVMYTRLFGLGNESTILSGVMDFWHSGDYGIALLIFIASIVIPCMKFLILGLLLFLSRQKSRKAMAERAALYRLTEWVGYWSMLDVVVIAAVSALVRFPPLSEAEPRSGILFFGLVVILTMLSAMSYDPRLIWKGGKK; this is translated from the coding sequence ATGAAAAGTAATCCGTCCGTCCAGCCCTTGCCGTTGGTTGCCTGTCCGGTATGCGACCTCGTCTGCCAGCATGATGCCGACACGCACGGTGCGGCACGCTGCCCACGCTGCCAGTCGCGGCTGACGTCTTCCCATAAGAACAGCACCGCGTACTCTTCTGCGCTGCTGGTTGCCGCCCTAATTCTCTATATTCCCGCCAACGTGTTACCCGTGATGTACACCCGTCTGTTTGGGTTGGGAAACGAAAGCACCATCCTAAGCGGTGTGATGGATTTCTGGCACAGCGGCGATTACGGCATCGCCCTGCTGATCTTTATTGCCAGCATCGTCATCCCCTGTATGAAGTTTTTGATTCTTGGCCTGCTGCTATTCCTGTCACGGCAAAAAAGCCGTAAGGCAATGGCCGAGCGCGCGGCACTGTATCGGCTAACGGAATGGGTGGGTTACTGGTCCATGCTGGATGTCGTCGTCATTGCCGCCGTCTCTGCACTCGTCAGATTTCCGCCGCTGAGTGAAGCGGAACCCCGCAGCGGCATCCTTTTTTTTGGGCTGGTGGTGATACTGACCATGCTATCTGCCATGAGTTATGACCCGCGTCTTATTTGGAAAGGTGGCAAAAAATGA
- a CDS encoding paraquat-inducible protein A encodes MTIYPHLIICPHCDSVHHYRVLNPGEAARCTRCQATLYRSGWMNIGHRLALIQTAAILFFIANVYPVLSVSFHALQNTATLWQAALVLANGATLPLAIGCFFLLIIAPFMQIMLTGWVLIFANQSRCAPGFIPVMKILLWLRPWSMLEIAVLGFLIAAIKLSGFMQVMPGAGCWALAALMLLLVVVNSLDLRCLWSLVPTDSHRSVVSHEK; translated from the coding sequence ATGACAATCTATCCCCACTTAATTATCTGTCCGCACTGCGACAGCGTGCATCATTACCGGGTGTTAAACCCCGGTGAAGCAGCACGCTGCACACGCTGTCAGGCCACACTTTATCGTTCAGGCTGGATGAATATTGGGCATCGACTGGCGCTGATACAGACGGCGGCCATCCTGTTTTTTATTGCGAATGTCTATCCGGTGCTCAGCGTCAGTTTCCATGCGTTACAGAATACGGCAACGCTGTGGCAAGCGGCGCTCGTGCTAGCTAACGGTGCTACCTTGCCGCTGGCGATAGGCTGTTTTTTTCTCCTGATTATTGCCCCTTTTATGCAAATCATGCTGACCGGTTGGGTACTGATATTCGCCAACCAAAGCCGCTGTGCTCCTGGTTTTATTCCGGTGATGAAGATACTGCTGTGGCTTCGTCCCTGGAGCATGTTGGAGATTGCGGTGCTGGGCTTTCTGATCGCCGCCATCAAGCTATCTGGTTTTATGCAGGTAATGCCGGGAGCCGGCTGCTGGGCGTTAGCGGCGCTGATGTTGCTGCTCGTCGTCGTCAATAGTCTGGATCTTCGCTGTCTGTGGTCGCTGGTGCCCACAGACAGCCACCGCAGCGTGGTCAGTCATGAAAAGTAA
- a CDS encoding DUF3313 domain-containing protein, with protein sequence MLTLSRVAHPTVLALAIVLAGCASNPPVRYSGIASSSQLAQNSGEHADRIPYRYTTPVDWKQYTHIIIDPVSIYQGSDNQFNDMSQQDKQSLATYMQDTFSKTLRSRFNEVTSPAPGTLRLKLTLTGADTTTPVAGTFTKFDLAGGPYNIVQSIRGKEGLLNGSVNYAVEIYDATTNKLLNAYVAKQYPNAMNVSASVGALSAAEVGIDKAAEELADMLK encoded by the coding sequence ATGCTCACATTATCCCGGGTTGCACATCCTACCGTATTGGCTCTGGCTATCGTACTCGCAGGTTGCGCAAGCAATCCTCCCGTGCGCTACAGCGGCATCGCATCGTCTTCGCAATTGGCGCAAAACTCAGGTGAACACGCGGATCGCATTCCTTACCGTTACACCACGCCTGTCGACTGGAAGCAGTACACCCACATCATCATCGATCCGGTCAGTATTTATCAGGGAAGTGACAACCAATTTAACGACATGTCACAGCAAGATAAGCAGTCGCTGGCCACCTACATGCAGGATACATTCAGTAAAACCCTGCGTTCCCGTTTCAACGAGGTGACCTCGCCTGCGCCCGGCACATTGCGGCTGAAACTGACGCTGACGGGTGCCGATACCACGACGCCGGTCGCCGGTACGTTTACCAAATTTGACCTGGCTGGCGGGCCATACAACATCGTGCAGTCCATCCGTGGCAAAGAAGGTCTGCTCAACGGTTCGGTGAACTATGCCGTTGAAATTTATGATGCGACGACCAACAAGCTGCTCAATGCCTATGTTGCGAAGCAGTACCCGAACGCCATGAACGTCAGCGCCAGCGTGGGTGCACTGAGCGCTGCGGAGGTAGGTATCGATAAAGCCGCTGAAGAACTGGCTGACATGCTGAAGTAA
- a CDS encoding chemotaxis protein → MDNFQKEIDERTNLTSANKFELLLFQLGKSPEGGKSELFGINVFKLREIVPMPTLTKAAGMKSPMLGMVNIRGQIIPVIDLPAVVGSSSETGLNILLITEYARSTQAFAVESVDDIVRLEWSQVLTAEAGVSSSYITSIARLDTDKDSNRLALVLDVEQILFDIIPGDRETKLKNAEDKTYPYTSGAIAIVAEDSKVARSLLEQGLTQMGIPFSMHITGQDAWNKIRQIAQEAQSEGRPISDKISLVLTDLEMPEMDGFTLTRNIKREEFLKNIPVVIHSSLSGSANEDHVRNVGADAYVAKFEINELSTAIQTVLNKAKERR, encoded by the coding sequence ATGGATAATTTTCAAAAAGAAATCGATGAGAGAACAAACCTCACCTCTGCTAATAAATTTGAACTCTTATTATTCCAGCTGGGCAAATCACCTGAAGGTGGCAAATCGGAGCTGTTTGGCATCAACGTGTTTAAACTGCGTGAAATTGTGCCGATGCCTACGCTGACCAAAGCGGCTGGTATGAAATCGCCGATGCTGGGTATGGTCAACATTCGTGGACAAATCATTCCGGTTATCGATCTTCCTGCCGTGGTCGGCAGTTCATCGGAAACTGGCCTGAACATTCTCCTTATCACGGAATATGCACGTAGTACGCAGGCATTCGCCGTGGAATCAGTAGACGATATCGTTCGTCTGGAATGGAGTCAGGTTCTGACTGCGGAAGCGGGCGTGAGTAGCTCCTATATCACCAGTATTGCGCGCCTGGATACCGACAAAGACAGCAATCGTCTGGCGCTGGTGCTGGATGTTGAACAGATTCTGTTTGATATTATTCCTGGCGATCGCGAAACCAAGCTCAAGAACGCAGAAGATAAGACCTATCCCTATACGTCTGGCGCGATTGCGATTGTGGCAGAAGATTCCAAAGTCGCGCGTTCGCTGCTTGAGCAGGGGCTAACCCAGATGGGCATTCCGTTTAGCATGCACATCACCGGACAAGATGCCTGGAACAAGATTCGACAAATTGCGCAAGAAGCCCAGTCAGAAGGTCGACCTATCTCGGATAAGATCTCGCTTGTTCTGACCGATTTGGAAATGCCGGAAATGGACGGCTTTACGCTAACAAGAAACATCAAACGTGAAGAATTCCTGAAGAATATCCCAGTGGTGATCCACTCTTCACTGTCGGGTAGCGCGAACGAAGATCACGTACGCAATGTGGGTGCCGATGCTTACGTCGCGAAATTCGAGATTAATGAGCTGTCAACGGCGATTCAGACGGTGCTGAATAAAGCGAAAGAACGCCGCTAA